A genome region from Pelodiscus sinensis isolate JC-2024 chromosome 27, ASM4963464v1, whole genome shotgun sequence includes the following:
- the TSPO2 gene encoding translocator protein 2, protein MWAHAFGFSAFPHIGGLLGWLLTRKEVPTWFESLKKPSWRPPNKMFPVVWTTLYTGMGYASYLVWNDLGGFNSKAIIPLGLYGAQLALNWAWTPLFFGAHKLNLALVDVLCLYGLVLGTMYSWYPINKTATVLMVPYLAWLTLASSLTFCIWRDNPKKEKERSD, encoded by the exons ATGTGGGCTCATGCTTTTGGGTTCTCTGCCTTTCCTCACATTGGGGGACTTCTCGGCTGGCTCCTGACACGGAAGGAAGTGCCTACTTGGTTTGAAAGTCTGAAGAAACCTTCTTGGCGTCCACCCAACAAAATGTTCCCTGTCGTATGGACTACCTTGTACACAGGCATGGG CTACGCTTCATACTTGGTGTGGAATGACCTTGGTGGCTTCAACAGCAAAGCCATCATCCCACTGGGCCTCTATGGGGCTCAGCTTGCCTTGAACTGGGCTTGGACTCCCCTATTCTTTGGCGCCCATAAGCTAAACCTG GCGCTGGTGGATGTTCTGTGTCTGTATGGCCTGGTGCTGGGCACCATGTATTCCTGGTACCCCATTAACAAGACAGCAACAGTGCTGATGGTGCCTTACCTGGCCTGGCTGACCTTGGCTTCTTCTCTCACCTTCTGCATCTGGAGAGACAATcctaagaaagaaaaggaaaggagtGACTAA